DNA from Malus sylvestris chromosome 11, drMalSylv7.2, whole genome shotgun sequence:
AACTGCATAACCTATAAACAACATAGGAATATAATTAGATGTCTAATAAACCGACATCTATTACATCCATTCATCATTCATTAAGATCGGTGGTGGAAATGCACATCCAGCTAaaaatcaaaacagaaaagggAACACAAGCAGCAAACATACAGAATCAAGTCATTCGATTACGAAATTCGCACTCGTAAAACAACAACATTAATTCCCTAATCACACCATTACAGAATTGATCTAATCACTAGCAGGCTAGCAGCAAACGAAAACGGGATTCTTGACATAGCCAATAACTGAGATGTTACTAAAACCATTGTCTTTACTTGTTCTGTTCATACAATCAAAAGGGTTGTTGTTGCAGTGACTGAAAAAGTCAACTAATTCCAACACACAAAGACAAATTGAATTCGATCCAATCTTGTAGCTTCCAATCCCACcgtaaaatacacaaaaatcCCGTTTTTTTTAATCTCATGTTTCACTAATCAAGATCACAAAGTATCATCATCATTCAAATTTAAGTCACCGTGCTACTACAGAAAAAGAGACAGAGGCTCAATTGAATACCAGGAACGGTTTGATATCCATGAGTGTAGTAGTCAGGATGAGGCGCTGAAGGGCCACCGGCTCCCGGCGGCGGCACAGGCTGAGGGAACCCGGTCGGCGGAGGGTGATACGGGGGAGGCGGTGGTGGGTAGTTGGCTACTCCTTGGAACGTCCCGTACTCGGGGGGTGGAGGCGGATAGTGGTGATGAGGATCACTTGAGACTCCCCTCTTCTTTTCGTCTTCGCCCATATTTTCTTGTAATAATTGTTGGTTTTCGAGTTTTTTGTGTTGTGTGATTTGGATTTGGAGTTCGGAGTTTTGGTTGCTGGAAGTTGGAAACTTAGGAGTTAAGACTTTGAGATTGATTGCGAGGTGCGAGCTGTCGGAGCCAGTCAACAAGTCAATtagatttatttttgttttcatgttGGGCATGAGGTTCAGAATACAATCATTTATCGATAATAAGTTATGTATaaacaaggtattaaatatcgatgatatcggaaatatcggtagttcaaaaacacgaaaatttcaatgaaaatatcgggatattatcgatattgataaaaattgaataaaaaccacggaaattgtaagaaaaactcggaaattttgattgaaactttgcaggatgtttatttaatcaattatttattagtttatcataaaaaattggaaggaaatgcattgcatgatagatataactgatttaagttgattatatagcgagctggcaaaca
Protein-coding regions in this window:
- the LOC126590067 gene encoding 60S ribosomal protein L18a-like protein, producing the protein MGEDEKKRGVSSDPHHHYPPPPPEYGTFQGVANYPPPPPPYHPPPTGFPQPVPPPGAGGPSAPHPDYYTHGYQTVPGYAVAEGRPVRERRLPCCGFGLGWCLFIIGFVLATVPWYVGAFILLCARIDPREKPGYIACTLGAILATVAIVLGATKGSHDR